Proteins encoded within one genomic window of Glandiceps talaboti chromosome 3, keGlaTala1.1, whole genome shotgun sequence:
- the LOC144433343 gene encoding uncharacterized protein LOC144433343, with the protein MVTSTTRGCPIRLFSEFDLLELRPKESQCDRPISRTARELRDFAENAVKAVARRAEINYQISFNTEDCFFSKDIYDTCRFLPPNLDFEKEFGRQVTMETATLHLTRAMEQMLSQNATLEDFRLNKELYTSVCMSNSLDEHWQTFVGDNRDIQWQFYGDQRDRFLRIYPGIEDTEEECSLKGSEAPFRTWFPSAASSPKDVIIIVDPNNKDQLPLMQEAIISLVNTLTRYDFANIINSGKALYRGMVKTTNQVRQEMIKLARNLNTTNSRNVIGSFQTAKTSWEYGMNGGNASRCVEAVLFLTDSILPDKLLQDLQNIIKRIDRFRVFTYSIGPLADQTNSWQLACQNKGIWTHFKTVYDIWAHISDYYNYFNSNEPTTDVIWSEVYEDRYGLGSILSGCLPVYNTQSKHLTLLGVVCVDIMEKTLNSFHDAKEIYDSMMGGSRRCPSVQLSEIQIEELRTGDAKCTRQVITNAKQLQQYTEDALRRLTDLAHSNYQSIITPEIVSCPFDDEVHEVCHSSPPEKTVRPEVTYPKYILGDSTVLLSVEDSDELDDDMKNLAPENPLFTTLCLSESFVTSWNSYAQVAYHYFIGDKLETTCTRVFPDVVFGKDLNLCDSKKRDERILRIQKETDINSRFSPRDVMIVIQNTDFTTLNLMKTTIHTLTKEMTPTDKVGMVTTGGSHHDNQMEFFTQKNEQDFLNFIQEISYTRETRTLEETLQEAFYVLTENSQNCLPVMVILTDDILDVDLIELFEAFSQKLNTTVFVYLYGNAGNVEDTKQTAMEIACANNGAWDIIKSESAAVDNIENYAKFLPSDLSKVKSPVWFEMTSDLLLPSIQSNPMVGCMPVVVDGNFIGTLCDTIAKDKFTQYNDSSQVLHSLPNNTLQCMRTYLSKEEQSHLRRNGVKCGTPRPRGMEPAGIAGLVIGIAGFIALLVVLAYVLYKHKDLVERKISNAFRSVRRSRARPDDSDYMDGSFLLVSEDEDRYY; encoded by the exons ATGGTTACATCTACTACAAGAGGATGTCCAATAAGACTCTTCAGTGAATTTGACTTACTGGAATTGAGACCTAAAGAATCCCAGTGTGACAGACCAATTAGTAGAACAGCCAGAGAATTGAGAGACTTTGCTGAGAATGCTGTAAAGGCAGTTGCTAGAAGAGCTGAAATTAATTATCAG ATTTCCTTCAACACTGaagattgttttttttctaagGATATTTATGACACATGTAGATTTCTTCCACCAAACTTGGATTTTGAGAAAGAATTTGGAAGAcaagttaccatggaaacagcaACATTGCATTTGACTCGGGCCATGGAACAGATGTTATCCCAGAATGCAACACTGGAAGATTTTCGATTGAATAAG GAACTTTACACATCAGTATGTATGTCCAATAGCTTGGATGAACACTGGCAGACCTTTGTTGGTGACAATAGAGATATACAGTGGCAGTTTTATGGAGACCAAAGGGATAGGTTTCTTAGAATCTATCCAGGAATAGAAGACACAGAGGAGGAGTGTTCCTTGAAAGGCTCAGAAGCACCATTTAGAACT TGGTTTCCAAGTGCAGCATCCAGTCCAAAAGATGTCATTATAATTGTGGATCCAAACAATAAAGATCAGCTGCCATTGATGCAAGAAGCTATCATTAGTCTTGTTAACACTTTGACTAGATATGACTTTGCTAACATTATCAATAGCGGTAAGGCACTCTACAGAGGAATGGTAAAAACAACCAATCAAGTCAGACAAGAGATGATCAAATTAGCCAGAAATCTGAACACCACGAATAGTCGCAATGTGATTGGTTCATTTCAAACGGCTAAAACATCATGGGAATATGGAATGAATGGTGGAAATGCATCAAGATGTGTGGAAGCAGTGTTATTTCTGACAGACAGCATTCTACCAGATAAGTTATTACAGGATTTACAGAACATCATCAAGAGAATTGATCGTTTTAGAGTTTTTACCTATAGTATTGGACCACTTGCCGATCAAACAAACAGCTGGCAATTAGCGTGTCAGAATAAAGGGATCTGGACACACTTTAAAACAGTTTATGATATTTGGGCTCATATTAGTGATTACTACAATTATTTTAACAGTAATGAACCTACAACTGATGTGATTTGGTCAGAAGTCTATGAAGATAG GTATGGTCTTGGTTCCATTCTGTCTGGCTGTCTACCTGTCTATAACACACAAAGTAAACATCTCACCTTATTAGGAGTCGTGTGTGTCGACATTATGGAAAAAACCTTGAACAGCTTCCATGATGCTAAAGAG ATTTATGATTCCATGATGGGTGGTTCAAGACGATGTCCTTCAGTACAGCTAAGTGAAATCCAAATAGAGGAATTGAGAACAGGAGATGCTAAGTGTACACGTCAAGTCATCACTAATGCTAAACAATTGCAACAATACACCGAAGATGCATTGCGTAGACTTACAGACTTAGCACACAGTAACTATCAAAGTATCATTACACCAGAAATTGTGTCTTGCCCATTTGATGACGAAGTTCATGAAGTCTGTCATAGCAGCCCACCAGAGAAAACAGTGCGACCAGAAGTCACATACCCCAAGTATATACTTGGAGACTCAACAGTTTTACTTTCTGTTGAAGACAGTGATGAACTTGACGATGATATGAAAAACCTTGCTCCAGAAAATCCCTTGTTTACCACACTCTGTTTGTCAGAGAGTTTTGTCACAAGTTGGAACAGTTATGCCCAGGTAgcatatcattatttcattggTGATAAACTGGAAACGACATGCACAAGAGTTTTCCCAGATGTTGTCTTTGGAAAAGACTTAAACCTGTGTGATTCAAAGAAAAGAGACGAGAGGATCTTACGAATCCAAAAAGAG ACTGACATCAATTCTAGATTCAGTCCAAGGGATGTCATGATTGTGATTCAGAACACAGATTTCACCACTCTCAATCTGATGAAGACAACCATACACACTCTCACCAAGGAAATGACACCAACAGATAAGGTTGGCATGGTAACTACTGGAGGCagtcaccatgacaaccaaatGGAGTTTTTTACACAGAAAAATGAGCAAGATTTTCTCAATTTCATCCAAGAGATAAGTTACACTAGAGAAACAAGAACACTAGAAGAAACATTACAAGAAGCTTTCTATGTCTTGACTGAgaattcacagaattgtttacCAGTAATGGTGATTCTTACCGACGATATCCTTGATGTAGATCTTATTGAACTCTTTGAGGCATTCAGTCAGAAACTGAATACAACtgtgtttgtatatttatatggcAATGCAGGCAATGTTGAAGACACTAAACAAACTGCCATGGAAATAGCATGTGCCAACAATGGTGCATGGGACATTATCAAGTCAGAGTCTGCGGCAGTTGATAACATAGAAAATTATGCCAAATTTTTACCAAG TGATTTGAGTAAAGTGAAATCACCCGTATGGTTTgaaatgacctctgaccttttaTTACCCAGCATTCAATCTAACCCAATGGTTGGTTGTATGCCAGTGGTAGTTGATGGGAACTTTATAGGAACACTGTGTGACACCATTGCTAAGGACAAATTTACACAATATAATGACAGTTCTCAG GTCCTTCATTCATTACCTAATAACACACTTCAATGTATGAGAACTTATTTATCAAAAGAAGAACAAAGTCATCTGAGAAGAAATGGTGTGAAGTGTGGAACACCAAGACCAAGAG GCATGGAACCTGCTGGTATAGCAGGACTGGTAATTGGTATAGCTGGTTTTATAGCTCTGTTGGTGGTCTTAGCATATGTACTGTATAAACACAAGGATCTTGTTGAGAGAAAGATTAGTAATGCCTTCAG ATCAGTTAGACGTTCTCGTGCTAGACCTGATGACTCAGACTATATGGATGGATCATTTCTATTAGTATCAGAGGATGAAGATCGATATTACTAA